A region of the Agrobacterium sp. RAC06 genome:
GCCGACCACGCCATGCGGGTTGAGGTCATGGGCGATCCAGGCGAGCGAATGCGGCGGCAGGGGTGTCAGATAATTCGAGCTGGCGCGCATCTCCTCGGCTTTCGAGATAAAGTTCTGGGCCTTGTCCATTCGGACGAGCTCGGGGCGAAAGTGCAGCATCAGCGATGTCTCGACTTCACCGCCATGGATGCCGTAGCGGCTCTCATGCTCGGAGATCATGCCCTCCGGGTTTCCGAAGCGGCCCCATTGGGTCGAGACGACGACCATCTGGTGTCGGACCCGCAGTTCGCGGCCGACAATGCTCATGACGTCGACATTGCCGCCATGGGAATTGACGATGACGAGCTTGCGAATGCCGGCTTCTGCCACCTTCGCGCCGATGGCCGTCCAGGCCGGGATCAGGATCTC
Encoded here:
- a CDS encoding creatininase family protein, with the protein product MTRPFFWNELTTTDFAGLSPDTTIAILPIASTEQHGPHLPIATDVAIANGMLAELQTQRPDDLDFLVLPTQEIGKANEHVYGPGSLSFGPEILIPAWTAIGAKVAEAGIRKLVIVNSHGGNVDVMSIVGRELRVRHQMVVVSTQWGRFGNPEGMISEHESRYGIHGGEVETSLMLHFRPELVRMDKAQNFISKAEEMRASSNYLTPLPPHSLAWIAHDLNPHGVVGDASKGTAEKGAAICRHQVAGFIELLRDVMAYPLSNLYTPG